One Mycobacteroides salmoniphilum DNA segment encodes these proteins:
- a CDS encoding TetR/AcrR family transcriptional regulator, with product MGVSTQVYPDRGLPELTGDARVDRWREHRAKVRAELVEATLHAIDELGPDLSIDDVLKSAGISRPKLYRFFADKEALFTAVAMRVQELVVERVVSNIDLSLSLLELFRSGMAGYVDMVDEQPNLVRFLLSVQYANATSLIESGRPLSDAIAQLVGSIFSSRGGNADHIEYVIDAMLASTGIAVLRWFDEPVISKETLVDELVVYVWGGLAASAKARGVELHPDDPIVLPVD from the coding sequence GTGGGCGTGTCAACGCAGGTGTATCCCGATCGCGGCCTTCCTGAGCTGACCGGTGATGCGCGCGTCGACCGGTGGCGTGAGCATCGTGCGAAAGTGCGCGCGGAACTGGTCGAAGCCACTCTGCATGCGATAGACGAGCTCGGTCCGGATCTCTCGATCGACGATGTCCTCAAGTCCGCAGGTATCTCCCGGCCCAAGCTGTACCGCTTCTTCGCCGACAAGGAAGCTCTCTTTACCGCGGTGGCGATGCGTGTTCAGGAGCTGGTTGTCGAACGGGTGGTGTCGAACATCGACCTGTCCCTGAGCCTGCTTGAGCTTTTCCGCTCGGGAATGGCCGGTTACGTCGACATGGTCGATGAGCAGCCCAACCTGGTGCGCTTTCTGCTGAGTGTCCAGTACGCGAACGCGACGTCGCTCATCGAGAGCGGGCGGCCGCTGTCCGACGCCATTGCCCAGCTGGTGGGCTCGATATTCAGTTCTCGCGGTGGTAACGCCGATCACATCGAGTATGTGATCGATGCGATGCTGGCCTCCACTGGTATCGCCGTCCTGCGCTGGTTCGACGAGCCGGTCATCAGCAAGGAAACGCTCGTCGATGAGCTGGTGGTCTATGTCTGGGGCGGGCTGGCGGCGTCTGCCAAGGCTCGTGGTGTCGAGCTGCATCCGGACGACCCCATCGTCCTGCCTGTCGACTAG
- a CDS encoding MlaE family ABC transporter permease, translating to MSQIAAEAHPESVADDWGQSPDIEYGSKSTVDSPASSGSGGGFQLLDRAPRLIRRPVEYVVSQTDSMLKTLGRYVDLVAQSFAFLVSDIVRLRHPWQDTVIQSWFILTVTVVPAILVSIPFGVIVAVQAGSIISQVGASSISGAAGGLGVIQQGAPIVAALLLGGAAGSAVATDLGARSIREEVDAMRVMGVNPIQRLVTPRLAAILFVSPLLCIFIIFVGIFAGYLVNVGFQGGTPGSYLSSFAAFANVNDVTVAVLKTWLFGVVVILVACQRGLEAKGGARGVADAVNATVVIGVVTVMVLNTVITQIVAMFMPSKVG from the coding sequence ATGAGTCAAATAGCGGCCGAGGCGCACCCAGAGTCCGTCGCGGACGACTGGGGCCAATCCCCCGATATTGAATACGGCAGCAAATCCACTGTCGACAGCCCGGCCTCCTCGGGATCGGGCGGCGGCTTTCAGCTACTCGATCGGGCCCCTCGACTTATCCGGCGCCCCGTCGAATATGTGGTCTCCCAAACCGATTCGATGCTGAAAACGTTGGGCCGCTATGTCGATCTGGTGGCGCAGTCCTTTGCGTTTCTGGTGAGCGACATCGTCCGCCTACGGCACCCGTGGCAAGACACCGTCATTCAGTCCTGGTTCATCCTGACGGTCACGGTCGTTCCCGCGATCCTGGTGTCGATCCCCTTCGGTGTGATCGTCGCTGTGCAGGCGGGCAGCATCATCTCGCAGGTCGGAGCATCGTCCATCTCCGGTGCTGCCGGTGGTCTGGGCGTCATCCAGCAGGGCGCGCCCATTGTCGCGGCCCTACTCCTCGGCGGCGCGGCGGGTTCAGCGGTCGCCACCGACCTTGGCGCCCGCAGCATCCGCGAGGAAGTGGATGCCATGCGCGTGATGGGCGTCAATCCCATCCAGCGGCTGGTAACGCCCCGACTGGCAGCGATCCTGTTCGTCTCACCGCTGTTGTGCATCTTCATCATCTTCGTCGGAATCTTCGCCGGTTACCTGGTCAACGTCGGTTTTCAGGGCGGTACCCCCGGCAGCTACCTATCCTCGTTCGCCGCGTTCGCGAACGTCAATGACGTCACCGTCGCGGTTCTCAAGACCTGGCTGTTCGGCGTGGTGGTCATCCTCGTGGCCTGTCAGCGCGGCTTGGAGGCCAAGGGTGGCGCACGGGGAGTCGCCGATGCGGTGAACGCCACCGTAGTGATCGGTGTGGTCACGGTCATGGTGCTCAATACCGTGATCACCCAAATCGTCGCGATGTTCATGCCGTCGAAGGTGGGCTGA
- a CDS encoding TetR/AcrR family transcriptional regulator — MASTNGGRRGPGRPPNPTRARERQRTLTEAAALEFAEKGYHKASITDITQRAGVGRGTFYLYFDTKRDALDAVIDSYFQRTLAAVNDTSDLLGNEGDFDQHLRTVFTRLFDMLDNSPEIMQVILREGLLDSAMTKRMFGILNLIESINVTIIEQARADGAITSAVDTEFLAHAITGLSMAATLKAIRGELAGDAREAYIGAFIELVRSVTTAPPTLANS; from the coding sequence GTGGCCAGCACCAACGGAGGCCGGCGAGGGCCGGGCCGCCCGCCGAATCCGACGCGCGCACGCGAGCGGCAGCGCACCCTGACCGAGGCGGCTGCCCTGGAATTCGCCGAGAAGGGCTACCACAAGGCGAGCATCACCGACATCACCCAGCGCGCGGGCGTGGGGCGAGGCACGTTCTATCTGTACTTTGACACCAAACGGGACGCACTGGACGCGGTGATCGACAGTTACTTCCAGAGAACGCTCGCGGCAGTGAACGACACCAGCGACCTGTTGGGCAATGAGGGTGACTTCGACCAACATCTGCGCACGGTATTCACCCGACTGTTCGACATGCTGGACAACAGTCCGGAGATCATGCAGGTCATTCTGCGTGAGGGCCTGCTCGACTCGGCAATGACCAAGCGGATGTTCGGCATCCTGAACCTCATCGAGTCCATCAACGTCACCATCATCGAGCAGGCCCGCGCCGACGGCGCCATCACCTCGGCCGTCGACACCGAATTCCTGGCACACGCCATCACCGGGTTGTCGATGGCCGCCACCCTGAAGGCCATCCGAGGCGAGCTCGCCGGCGATGCACGCGAGGCATACATCGGCGCATTCATCGAGCTGGTGCGGTCGGTGACGACCGCTCCTCCCACGCTCGCAAATTCTTGA
- a CDS encoding metal-dependent hydrolase → MASPAAAYPKTRRIRFRFGDDGNAHKYFVENDIVYSHFVAGLSGGFPPGEEGFIRSVRRFSDQITDPVLKKRVAGFIGQESVHGQEHRRVNEKLIDLGYPIAWWDAPKQVDRLIRFENMLPARAHLAFTAMAEHMTAILAERTLGSEEVQAIPGDPEVWHLLNWHALEELEHKSVAFDVYRAVGGTETMRIGLMLVAMTIVPPLTLGVLAGSLLSDPVARRQPLRLLREARGLFGGPLFKGIVGDVRKYLRPGFHPDDIDTEGLLDRWQQELFGSKGILVDHLK, encoded by the coding sequence ATGGCAAGTCCAGCTGCGGCGTACCCCAAGACCCGGCGGATCCGATTCCGTTTCGGCGACGACGGCAACGCCCACAAGTACTTCGTGGAAAACGACATCGTCTACAGCCATTTCGTCGCCGGACTGTCCGGCGGCTTCCCACCCGGCGAAGAGGGGTTCATCCGTTCGGTGCGTAGGTTCTCCGACCAGATCACCGATCCCGTGCTCAAAAAACGCGTCGCAGGATTCATCGGGCAGGAGTCGGTGCACGGACAAGAGCATCGCCGGGTCAACGAGAAGCTGATCGATCTGGGTTACCCCATCGCGTGGTGGGATGCGCCGAAGCAGGTCGACCGGTTGATCCGGTTCGAGAACATGCTCCCCGCCCGTGCACACCTGGCCTTCACGGCGATGGCCGAGCACATGACCGCGATCCTTGCCGAGCGGACTCTGGGTAGCGAGGAAGTGCAGGCCATTCCGGGTGATCCGGAAGTGTGGCATCTGCTCAACTGGCACGCCCTGGAGGAGCTCGAGCACAAGTCGGTGGCATTCGACGTGTATCGCGCCGTCGGCGGTACCGAGACCATGCGGATCGGTCTGATGCTCGTCGCGATGACCATCGTCCCTCCGCTGACGCTCGGCGTTCTCGCCGGCTCGCTGCTGTCCGACCCGGTCGCGCGCCGCCAGCCACTTCGGCTGCTGCGCGAAGCGCGGGGGCTCTTCGGCGGACCGTTGTTCAAGGGGATCGTGGGTGATGTCCGCAAGTACCTGCGGCCCGGCTTCCACCCGGATGACATCGATACCGAGGGGCTGCTGGATCGTTGGCAGCAAGAGCTTTTCGGTAGCAAGGGAATTCTGGTCGATCACCTCAAATAG
- a CDS encoding ABC transporter permease, whose translation MSTSRPSRYFPDELPPVARSIWNFTKGAGGSAEYLGHQITFVGLVLAAIPQTIKRYRRQTGILLVDMTWGNGSIIVGGGVIGVLVFMGIAVGASVGIVGFSTLDMVGMGSLTGFISAYVNTREMAPMIAAIGFAAQAGCRMTAEIGAMRISEEIDALEAQGIRSIPFVVTTRVIAGIVIIVPLYVLTLLLAYGSCAFMVFFVHNQSQGVYKHYFDSFVHPIDVLYSVIKAVVFVVIIIAIQCYQGYYAGGGPEGVGMASGRAIRASLVAIVLFDMLLTLLFWGNNPGIQISG comes from the coding sequence GTGTCCACCTCCCGTCCATCCCGGTACTTCCCCGACGAACTGCCACCCGTCGCGCGCTCCATCTGGAACTTCACCAAGGGCGCGGGTGGCTCCGCCGAATATCTCGGCCACCAGATCACCTTCGTCGGCCTGGTGCTGGCCGCCATACCGCAGACCATCAAGCGTTACCGACGCCAAACCGGCATCTTGCTTGTCGACATGACCTGGGGCAACGGCTCGATCATCGTCGGCGGTGGGGTAATCGGCGTCCTGGTCTTCATGGGGATCGCGGTCGGCGCGTCGGTCGGCATCGTGGGCTTCTCGACCCTGGACATGGTGGGAATGGGGTCGCTCACCGGGTTCATCTCCGCCTATGTGAACACCCGGGAAATGGCCCCGATGATCGCCGCGATCGGGTTCGCCGCACAGGCAGGATGCCGCATGACGGCCGAGATCGGGGCCATGCGTATCTCCGAGGAGATCGACGCACTCGAGGCCCAGGGCATCCGATCCATCCCGTTCGTGGTCACCACCCGCGTGATCGCCGGAATCGTCATCATCGTTCCGCTGTACGTACTGACGCTGCTGCTGGCCTATGGTTCCTGCGCGTTCATGGTCTTCTTCGTCCACAACCAATCGCAGGGTGTCTACAAGCACTACTTCGACTCATTCGTGCACCCGATCGACGTGCTCTATTCGGTGATCAAGGCCGTGGTATTCGTCGTCATCATCATCGCGATCCAGTGCTATCAGGGCTACTACGCGGGCGGTGGCCCCGAGGGCGTGGGTATGGCCTCGGGCCGCGCCATCCGGGCCTCGCTGGTCGCGATCGTTCTCTTCGACATGCTTCTCACGTTGCTCTTCTGGGGCAACAATCCTGGAATTCAGATATCGGGGTAA